The genomic stretch CCTCATGCTACAACAGTAAAGAAGCTCTATCACTTCTAATTCTTAAACCTATTGCACGTTTTTAACTGTGCGTAAATCCAGTCTAACTGGGAATTTAGCCTCCACATACTGCTTGGGACATCAGAAACCTAAGTAATtcacttcttcttcttcgactTGTTGGAAAGCGATTGAGTATATGCAGTTCCCTACATAAAAGACACAAGAAGGCAAAAACTCATCATACCAAAGTCCAGACATATAAAGAAATCATTTTAACGTGATTCTGAAAAACTAGAAGACCAAATATTCTAAAAAATACTCCCAACAGTTAGAGAAACCACAAACCTCAAGCCATTCATCCATGGATGCATCTGTTGTTGCAGTTCCAACTTCAACCTTTGCCTTTGGTGCTCTCTTAGTTTTCTGTACGTACAtccaagaaagaaaagaaagcattATAAGGGAAAAAGAGCAACGGAAGTGCACCAAAACACCCAGGATTTCTGATGCACTAACAAATATTCTTCTGCTTTTGCAAGGTGCATACAAAGAGCATATGTAATCACCTTTGAGAGATTTTGTATCTGACCACGTATCCAGAATCCAAGAAGGCCAAGGAGGGCAATTCCAAGACAGAACAAGAAAACAGACTCAACACTGAGAAGACCACCAGGCTCAGTCACTTCAATAGTACCGTTGTAGAATGTACTCTGATAAGGGTTCTGGTCTATCTCATAAACAATAGTGCCAACTAGATCAAAACTTCCAGGCTGCAACATTAAGAAAGAAAAGTTATTCAGCCTAGGAAACCAACGGCGGCATTCAAGTGCAAGCAAATAAAGTATAAAAATAAGCAGATAACAAAAGATAAAAGCAGTACAAATGCTTGGAAGACAACCAACCTGCATAAATTTGCTGACAGCAAATATATATGGAAAAGTTGCCTGGGCTGAAGGTGGAACTGTTGCATTGTTAAAAGCCTAGGAAATGGACCAAGATACAGAATTAGCCAAGTCCCTAACCCAAATCACAGTATAATAGCATGAACATGGAAGCCTCATTTCAATAGGAACTCCTAATTAACAATGAAAGATCACCAAAGTATTTTCATCCCATAGAGAATAATCACGCCCTTGTCACAAATAAATTTTTTACTTTACTTCAAAGCAATCTTAAAATGATATCTTTTTCTTACCATTAAATCTAAAATTATATCCTAGGATCAGTGATGTGGATATATATGAGCTTCATGCTATGTGGAAGTTAATATAAAATGAGAAAAAACATATGTTTCATTTCTAAGAAGAATAAGTTCTGTATGCCTTGTGCATGCAAATGTTTTCTTGGTTCAACTGGAAGCTAAACAGCTACTAACCTAAAGGTTAAAAGTTCACGTGAAGAGACCTCAAATAAGATTGAAAATTACCAGAAGAATtcagaactaagtgaatatgagaATATGTAAATTCCAGCTTAAAGAACCAAAATAACAGGTAAATAAATTTGAGATAGAAAGCTCTTTTCAGCTTAAAGGGCATAATAAATCACAAATCTTATGGAAGGAGGAGAGTGCAGCCTaatttctaaaaaagaaaataagccAAACAATTACCTGTACGGACAGATTTTGAACCAAATAACGGTGATCAAAAGGAAGGTGAACACTGGCTTGGATTGCAATGATATTCAGACTAGAATCCCCTGTTTTAGGCACCCAAAATTGGGAAATTAATCActgaaaattaagaacttgaagggGGAGGAGAAAATACACCAAAGCACATAAAATTACCGTCATTTTTCATTCCAACTAACAGCTCACTTTCCTCACCAGCTGCCACCGCTGCGGAAAAGAAGAAACGTGATTTAGAGATGCAATTCAAAAACAGTTACTAAACATTTAAGCAAAACAAGGAACCAACAATAAAGATGCAAAGCAGAATCGAAATTACTTACACTTGGATGGGTTTTTAGGGAAAACACAAATTGTCTCAATCCCAGGTGCCGGACTAAAACTGTCACTGCCAAAATCTTGCACATCATCACCAACAATTCCAAGATCCCCTCCTTCTCCACTGCCTTCAACCACTTCCGTTTCAGGGTCCGATTGGCATCTAGCAACTATGGAGTAAAATCAATACCatataaaaccaaaatgaaaTTCAGGAAATAATAGTTCGAAATCTGAACAGAAACTCCTTAATAATCAACCCAAACAGCAAACAGCCCAATAAACATCAATAGCGCAAAGATCCCAAAGAAAGTTGTGGTCGGCTACACAAAACCCCTGTAACCATTCCGCGCAAGTCGGGCCCAAAAGCCTAGAAGATAATAAGTTATGCAAATATCACGAAGAACTAGCTGAATCCTGAAAATCAAGTAATTGAACTACTATACTTTACCTTTCTCATAAAACAAAAAGAGTAAATGAACTACTTACTGCTGTATTAGGCAGAGGTGGATCCAAGATTTGAGCTTGACGGGATCAGTAGGATGCCACTGAACAACTAATGAGTTACTGGGTTCGAAATTTAATATTTCTACATATTTAATAGATTTCTTAACACATATAAAAGGTCTGCATCAAAGCAATTGGGTTTAGCTGAACCCGTAGCTTATACTACGCAGCATACGCCCCTAACATTAGGTAGGATCGATGCATGGATCAACAGTTCTTTTCCATGTCATTATATCAAATGAGATTATAACAAAAGATTACCAAGTCGAAGACATTTAATTTAACTACCAAATTACACTATTGCCACCCAGAACACAATTCGAATTCTACTTATTATTCCCGAACACTATTCTGCTGAGATTATTTTCAGTAATCTTCAATAAGAGGCAGAATTACTCATTAAAGACAAATCACatcccacacacacacacaactttGAGGAGATAAAAGAAATTTCGATTGTATCCGATTGAATCTCAATTTACAAGATCGCACAAAAGATTACTAAATAAAGCTAGAAAAACACGGTAATTATCCTGTTGCACgagcatttgcatgtaggaacaATTGTATAAATAAGGAAAGAGAGATCTGGATCTGAGAAACGAACCTTGAAGAAATGGTGAAGAAAAGAGAAGGAGAGCTAAGAGGATCCAGAAAACCCTAATTGTCATTTTGTGAATTCGAACAGAGACGAATTAACAGAAATGTAGAGCTGAGCTGAGCTGAGAAGAAACGCCCAGCAGCAGGAGCAGGAGCAGGAGCAGTGTTTTTTTGTCTTTTTACGGCATAGGAAGTGAAACCGAACCTCCTTTTGTGTTTGGAAACAGAGGAATATCCAAAGAAAACTCGAGCCAATACGGGGGCCCAATTTCACGATTCCACTTATTTTTTTAGGCTTTATTTGATTAATAGTACTCGTATAAAATTTATGCGACGTGCTTAATATATTTTCTcatttagaaaaacaaaaaatcaGCAAATTTGatagtgttataaaataaaggcCGTGAAGTAAATAAACCGAAGACAAGTATAAGGAGAGAGATATTGATATATTATTCAACTTTAAATTGAATAATATATCAATTTAAAGTTGAATTGaagtacataatgaactgaaaactcctctatttatagaagaaaggaagcagctACGAGGCTTTCAAGAAGCAGCCGCAAGGCTTTTCAGGAAGCAGCTGCGAGCCCTTTCTTGAGCTGCATGTAAGCTGTCTGCATGAGCTGCTTACAACCTGCCTGTTTAATAAGAATCTGCTGCAAATCATTTCATTGAGTTGCTTGCAACCTGCCTGCATCAGCTGCTTGTAGATAAACTTCAATCgagtactaaatggataatcttcttcaggaagattatctaTAGCAGAGTAATAAATGGACATCCACAATATAATAgtttcataacactcccccttggatgtttaTTTAAAGATattgtgcctcgttaaaaccttactaggaaaaacccagtgagaaaaatcctagtgaaggaaaaagagtacacatatttagtaatacgcatttctggctgcctcattaaaaaccttgcgaGAAAAACCTTATGGGAAAaatcttagtaagggaaaaagagtacaccgcGTATTGCACTCCCcttgatgaaaaccttgtttcaaatatttgagtatctgcattccaatcttgtataccatcttctcaaaagttgaagttgacaAAGATTTAGTGAACACATCTGCTTGATtttcacttgaacggatttgttgcacaataatgtcaccatttttctgaagatcatgtgtctagaataattttggtgaaatgtgctttgttctatctccttttataaatcttcccttcaattgggctatgcgtgcaacattgtcttcgtataaaattatGGATCTTTTATCCAACCCACATTTTTCTTGAATaaaatgaatcactgatctcaaccatacacattccctacttgcttcatgaatagctattatctcagcatgatttgaagaagcagtaataatagattgctttgtggagcgccatgatatgacagTACCTCCACATGTAAACATATATTCTatttgaaatcgagctttatggggatcagataaataacctgcatctgcttaaccaatacgatctgcaccacctTTGTTAGCATTGACAATATATATAGGTGCATCCATTGCACGAAATAGAGTATTccaggaccaaggagttcctcatcctcttctggaAGTCGGAacagatccttattcacttcaagtgatcgaacaaccattggtgtactttATCCATGTAAAAGctttttaagaccctttctgtataggcagattgatggataaagattccGTCTGCTAAATATtgaatttgtagaccaagacaaagttttgtctttccaagatctttcatctcaaattctttcttaagatattcaactGCTTTTTGGAGCTCTtttggagttccaacaagatttgtgtcatcaatataaacaacaagtataacCTTCTTTCAGTAAATAttcactgaggcgattataccacatgtgCCCAGAATactttagaccatacaaagatctttataatttgatcgagtacatttctcaagactttgaattatatgattcaggcattttaaatccttcaaggatcttcatatagatttaatcaaataagtcatatatattatgacttgtatctaaatggtatgacatcttcaagtgtctggactgcttgTCCGATCCTcgcaatcttttacaatattgtgcactatattgtatcaaatatatcgtcgacgatcattttttATCAGTTCCTAAGCGATataacttgttgagatctcatcactttctttattttcaggtacttgggagtttcatgaaatgttatgtcgtgggctcttctagagcttatttcctcctcattatgatcattttgatcattagctcctaccatttttcaaaaattgttatatttggaaccgattggtctaccacgcttcatgcgtacagtaaactctatcctttagggactttaattttaataggagcatttgcagctgaaatatgattttaaattttggatcagcaaatgcttttggcatttgacttgaattatcttctaagtgaggatcatattaatgataattcgattcatatagcatattttttaGTTGTTTATTTCATCCctcaaatgttagaaaaactagcatatatccccaatcttctttgggaaacatatctttgtgtattgtggtagagaaattaatcatatatcATACATTAAAAGGTAGTAAAAATATTTGATTTctaatcctaaaccaattgtgaggggaggactttatcatatattgttggtacgatgcatacaagtgctgttGTATGCAATTTAGAATATCTTAGACCAagacatgaagctttgttctcataagcaatagctTAGCCATTagtaggaggtattcaatgctaaactagcttggatataaaccaacattatcaagatgaactgtcttgatttcataatctaaAAGTTATGCTCTTAATTGAGAAAAAAAATCTCAAATGCCAAACTACATGTTGACAATAAACATACATGTAACCGTCTCATATATGCATCTACAAGTGGTTCACATGCTAGGTGAATGAgctcatattcaccttttatatattttagaaTCAGGGGTTTTAGTCCCAACTTTAATTGGTATAATTaatttattatgagaacaagcaacagaggagaatcttctagttcttcagtatatgcttatctaaattctcaaatagctcatttaaaatggcaaatgaaaacttcaagtttatcatggaATGTGtgatctcttagtaaacttctagtttactattgtgacgacccggctagtcgtatcatgagttaccgctccattttccccatttatagttcttattgctttgtctatcggttctatatgtgatcgggttggttgccttgagttcggaaaggatttggtaaggtttgaggcacttagtttcttttgaggaagcttaagttgaaaaagtcatcTAGATGTTGatttatgagttagagggcttgtaagcacgtgatttttgcccaatatgagaattactcccaaaaaattcaaaaataaaatgattttccttggtgtgcaattttgtgatattttatgatatttttgaataattatttgtatttgtctgtgcatgtttatttgttaaattaataaaaatacaaaaatatgtcgcattttgcatgtaggatttaattttacaattgttagtaattaagtttgttttacaaaaaataaaaattacaaaaataggcatcgtttgcatttttagcatttaatgtccaaatatacaattttatgcttaattattacttaattgtgcgttaattattattgggagttaatttgcgcttttataacttaatttagttcttaatgataatttaagtatttttataatttagttttagaaaaataaaagaagaaaaaagagagcaaaaatataaagaaagtcagaattgggcctcttcttcaatttcaagccacatgcccaaaCAATGGtccaaccttccctatgacccggtccatttcaaaccgggttgacccagtccataacccaacacccctattatctttcatttttcataaaacaaaacaaaacaaaaaaaaaaccaagaaaaccctaaaactaaccaatccgccaccccccctcattttccttcttcttcctgaAGCTCCAAGCAAGCCATCAATGGCTACCCTCTTCACCATATCCACACACCCACCACCCTCCAACGCCATCTCACTAGTAATTCGAAGACACCAACCAGCTGTGAAAATCCATC from Nicotiana sylvestris chromosome 12, ASM39365v2, whole genome shotgun sequence encodes the following:
- the LOC104211815 gene encoding translocon-associated protein subunit alpha-like gives rise to the protein MTIRVFWILLALLLFSSPFLQVARCQSDPETEVVEGSGEGGDLGIVGDDVQDFGSDSFSPAPGIETICVFPKNPSKSVAAGEESELLVGMKNDGDSSLNIIAIQASVHLPFDHRYLVQNLSVQAFNNATVPPSAQATFPYIFAVSKFMQPGSFDLVGTIVYEIDQNPYQSTFYNGTIEVTEPGGLLSVESVFLFCLGIALLGLLGFWIRGQIQNLSKKTKRAPKAKVEVGTATTDASMDEWLEGTAYTQSLSNKSKKKK